Proteins from one Amycolatopsis benzoatilytica AK 16/65 genomic window:
- a CDS encoding GAF domain-containing protein yields the protein MTERDAPERAGLTFPDEPRLELDQLLGQLIDRAQEVMGTQGRLRGLLRATQAITGALDLPALLRRIVDASRELVGARYAALGVIGPDGRLLEFVHAGMDDQAVARIGHLPEGKGLLGAVIEDPRPIRLARLQDDPRSTGFPDGHPPMTSFLGVPVRARGSVFGNLYLADGVHGPFTEEDEQLALALAAAAGSAIENARLYETARTRQEWLRASAAITRELLSAESGDPLDRVLDNVRGLAEAGLVCVLRPADGGAVRIERAIGTVSDGLAGTVLAEGAPAAGSMLANGKPGIRSWPGERTRLPVVAASALNLDTVLAVPLTGQDGVLIAARVAGRPAFTDEDLEMAAWFVDQAAVATELAQARTERELAALHDERDRIAAQLHSELLQRLYSAGLSLHTTVGLARSSVVGARIRETITELDDIIERVQGTVFALEDPPAPAPAPVRAEVLRVLADAGETLGFAVSTQLTGKLDEIPAEAVVPFLDEALRLVARHGAAQAAEAEITAEPERATAVVSYDGAGDLVRTAGPELASLAEQATRRGGVFAVDGHRMSWTVPTGTGPPARR from the coding sequence GTGACCGAGCGGGACGCGCCGGAGAGGGCCGGGCTGACCTTTCCCGACGAGCCGAGACTGGAACTGGACCAGTTGCTGGGTCAGCTGATCGACCGTGCCCAGGAGGTGATGGGCACGCAAGGACGGCTGCGCGGGCTGCTGCGCGCGACCCAGGCGATCACCGGCGCGCTGGACCTGCCCGCCTTGCTGCGCCGCATCGTCGACGCGTCCCGGGAACTGGTCGGCGCCCGGTATGCGGCGCTGGGGGTGATCGGGCCGGACGGGCGGCTGCTGGAGTTCGTGCACGCCGGGATGGACGACCAGGCGGTGGCCCGGATCGGACATCTGCCGGAGGGCAAGGGACTGCTGGGCGCGGTGATCGAGGACCCGCGGCCGATCCGGCTGGCCCGTCTGCAGGACGACCCTCGCTCGACCGGCTTCCCGGACGGGCACCCGCCGATGACCAGCTTCCTTGGCGTGCCGGTTCGCGCGCGCGGCTCGGTGTTCGGCAACCTCTACCTGGCCGACGGCGTGCACGGGCCGTTCACCGAGGAGGACGAACAGCTCGCCCTCGCGCTGGCTGCCGCGGCGGGCAGCGCGATCGAGAACGCCCGGCTGTACGAGACGGCGCGCACCCGCCAGGAATGGCTCCGCGCGTCGGCGGCGATCACTCGCGAGCTGCTGTCCGCGGAGTCCGGCGATCCGCTCGACCGGGTGCTGGACAACGTGCGCGGCCTGGCGGAGGCCGGCCTGGTCTGCGTGCTCCGCCCGGCCGACGGCGGCGCGGTCCGGATCGAGCGCGCGATCGGCACGGTCTCCGACGGGCTGGCCGGGACGGTGCTGGCGGAGGGCGCCCCGGCGGCCGGCTCGATGCTGGCGAACGGGAAACCGGGCATCCGGTCGTGGCCGGGCGAGCGGACGCGGCTGCCGGTCGTGGCCGCGTCGGCGCTGAATCTGGACACGGTCCTGGCAGTCCCGCTGACCGGCCAGGACGGCGTGCTGATCGCCGCCCGCGTCGCCGGCCGCCCCGCGTTCACCGACGAGGACCTGGAGATGGCGGCCTGGTTCGTCGACCAGGCGGCGGTGGCCACCGAGCTGGCGCAGGCCCGCACCGAACGGGAACTCGCCGCGTTGCACGACGAGCGGGACCGGATCGCCGCCCAGCTGCACAGCGAGCTCCTGCAACGGCTCTACTCGGCCGGGCTGTCCCTGCACACCACCGTCGGTCTGGCCCGGTCGTCGGTCGTCGGCGCCCGGATCCGGGAGACGATCACGGAGCTGGACGACATCATCGAGCGCGTGCAGGGCACGGTGTTCGCGCTGGAAGATCCGCCTGCGCCGGCGCCCGCGCCGGTCCGCGCCGAAGTGCTGCGCGTACTGGCGGACGCGGGCGAAACGCTCGGGTTCGCGGTGTCCACGCAGCTGACCGGGAAACTGGACGAGATCCCGGCGGAGGCGGTGGTCCCGTTCCTCGACGAGGCATTGCGGCTGGTCGCCCGGCACGGCGCGGCCCAGGCGGCGGAAGCCGAGATCACGGCGGAACCGGAGCGGGCGACGGCGGTCGTCAGCTACGACGGGGCGGGCGACCTCGTGCGGACCGCCGGGCCGGAGCTGGCCTCGCTCGCCGAACAGGCGACCCGGCGGGGCGGCGTGTTCGCCGTCGACGGGCACCGGATGAGCTGGACCGTGCCGACCGGCACGGGACCTCCTGCGCGGAGATGA
- a CDS encoding Acg family FMN-binding oxidoreductase → MTLHVAPAGQLSTDQVASALRAATLAPSTHNTQPWLFASGPDGIELYADADRTLPVVDADRRELLLSCGAALFNLRTAIHAMGVHPATSLMPRRDDPDLLALVLPQATAPIDRRLAVLATAIPKRHTNRTPFAAEPVPAAAIGRLRHAAEVEHAWMPQLDAGQVAGLRDLVRKSHRVQMADPAFVAEWQRWTGRGQGNRDGVPFAAGGTVAADDTWVLRDYGTSSRAPSAGPLVVVIGTFGDTPTDRLRAGQAMQRVLLTATAEGIDASFVSQPVEVPAVRAQLRDLLGGGLWPQIVLRLGYGSPVSWTPRRTLDDVLVEPSPLIA, encoded by the coding sequence ATGACGCTCCACGTGGCCCCGGCGGGCCAACTCAGCACCGATCAGGTGGCCTCCGCCCTGCGCGCCGCCACCCTCGCCCCGTCCACGCACAACACCCAGCCCTGGCTGTTCGCGAGCGGGCCGGACGGAATCGAGCTGTACGCGGACGCCGACCGGACTCTGCCGGTCGTCGACGCGGACCGGCGCGAGCTGCTGCTGTCCTGCGGCGCGGCCCTGTTCAACCTGCGCACCGCGATCCACGCGATGGGCGTGCACCCGGCGACCTCCCTGATGCCCCGCCGCGACGACCCGGACTTGCTCGCCCTCGTGCTCCCGCAAGCCACCGCGCCGATCGACCGCCGGCTCGCGGTACTGGCCACCGCCATCCCGAAACGGCACACCAACCGGACCCCGTTCGCCGCCGAACCGGTGCCCGCGGCCGCGATCGGCCGGCTGCGGCACGCCGCGGAGGTCGAGCACGCCTGGATGCCGCAGCTGGACGCCGGCCAGGTCGCCGGTCTCCGGGACCTGGTGCGGAAAAGCCACCGGGTCCAGATGGCCGACCCGGCGTTCGTCGCCGAATGGCAGCGCTGGACCGGCCGTGGCCAAGGCAACCGCGACGGAGTCCCGTTCGCCGCCGGCGGCACCGTCGCGGCCGACGACACCTGGGTCCTGCGCGACTACGGCACTAGTTCGCGGGCGCCTTCCGCCGGCCCGCTGGTAGTGGTGATCGGGACGTTCGGCGACACCCCGACCGACCGGTTGCGCGCCGGGCAAGCGATGCAGCGAGTTTTGCTGACCGCCACCGCGGAAGGCATCGACGCGTCGTTCGTCTCGCAGCCGGTCGAGGTGCCCGCCGTCCGCGCCCAGCTGCGCGACCTGCTCGGCGGCGGCCTGTGGCCGCAGATCGTGCTGCGGCTCGGCTACGGCTCCCCGGTTTCCTGGACACCGCGACGGACGCTGGACGACGTGCTCGTCGAGCCGTCGCCGCTGATCGCCTGA
- a CDS encoding universal stress protein, translating to MTDRNRTVLVGIDGSEGADEAVRWAARLAEGRDLELELVHCLQVAGLAYGGGLAGSDVLFEGMQKDGERIAAEARELALSIDPSLEVRTNVYTDSAAALLIDRSRKARMVVVGRTGTGGFTGMLVGATTSAVASHARCPVAVVRGRHGDGPVPLDGPVAVGIDGSPNSEAAIATAFEEASFRGVPLVAVHAWVDVVYDSTASTARLMPQWETLQPNEERLLAERLAGWQEKYPDVEVQRRLVRDRPRHALLDESDRAQLVVVGSHGRGGFAGMLLGSTSQAMIHHASCPVLVVRPEPQR from the coding sequence ATGACCGACCGGAATCGCACAGTGCTTGTCGGGATCGACGGCTCGGAGGGGGCCGACGAAGCGGTCCGCTGGGCTGCGCGGCTGGCCGAGGGACGCGATCTAGAGCTGGAACTGGTGCACTGCCTGCAGGTGGCCGGGCTGGCCTACGGCGGCGGACTCGCCGGCAGCGACGTGCTCTTCGAAGGGATGCAGAAGGACGGCGAGCGGATCGCGGCCGAGGCGCGCGAACTCGCCCTCTCGATCGACCCTTCGCTCGAAGTTCGCACCAACGTGTACACCGACTCGGCGGCGGCGCTGCTGATCGACCGGTCGCGGAAGGCCCGGATGGTCGTGGTCGGCCGCACCGGGACCGGCGGGTTCACCGGGATGCTGGTGGGCGCGACGACGTCGGCGGTCGCCAGTCACGCCCGGTGCCCGGTCGCGGTGGTCCGCGGCCGGCACGGAGACGGCCCGGTGCCGCTGGACGGCCCGGTGGCGGTCGGCATCGACGGCAGCCCCAACAGCGAGGCCGCGATCGCGACGGCGTTCGAGGAGGCCAGTTTCCGGGGCGTCCCGCTGGTGGCGGTGCACGCTTGGGTCGACGTGGTCTACGACTCGACGGCGAGCACCGCGCGGCTCATGCCGCAGTGGGAAACGTTGCAGCCGAACGAGGAACGGCTGCTGGCCGAGCGTCTTGCCGGCTGGCAGGAGAAGTACCCGGACGTCGAGGTACAGCGGAGGCTGGTCCGGGACCGGCCGCGGCACGCGCTGCTGGACGAGTCCGACCGGGCGCAGCTGGTGGTCGTCGGCAGCCACGGCAGGGGAGGCTTCGCCGGGATGCTGCTCGGGTCGACCAGCCAGGCGATGATCCACCACGCCTCCTGCCCGGTCTTGGTCGTGCGGCCGGAACCGCAGCGGTGA
- a CDS encoding SDR family NAD(P)-dependent oxidoreductase: MNDTGKTALIVGASRGLGYALTAEFLSRGWRVTATERTPSALHELAESAEGRLTVETVDITVPEQVAALRERLARSAFDLLYVNAGTNYTTDPSATVADVSTEDFARVMVTNVLSPLRVIETLQDLVRATGTIGVMSSGQGSIADNTKGGFEVYRASKSALNQLMRSFAARHADDPRTLLLMAPGWVKTELGGPGARLTIDESIPGVADTIEAYAGKGGLHYLDREGKTVNW; the protein is encoded by the coding sequence ATGAACGACACTGGCAAGACCGCACTGATCGTGGGAGCGTCGCGAGGACTGGGCTACGCGCTGACCGCCGAGTTCCTCAGCCGCGGCTGGCGGGTCACCGCGACCGAGCGCACGCCGTCGGCACTGCACGAGCTGGCCGAGTCGGCCGAGGGCCGGTTGACCGTGGAGACGGTCGACATCACCGTGCCCGAACAAGTCGCGGCGCTGCGAGAGCGACTGGCCCGGTCGGCCTTCGACCTGCTGTACGTCAACGCCGGCACCAACTACACGACCGACCCTTCGGCGACCGTCGCCGACGTGTCCACCGAAGACTTCGCCCGGGTCATGGTGACCAACGTGCTCAGCCCGCTGCGCGTGATCGAGACCCTGCAGGACCTGGTGCGCGCGACCGGCACGATCGGGGTGATGTCGTCCGGCCAGGGCAGCATCGCCGACAACACGAAGGGCGGCTTCGAGGTCTACCGGGCGAGCAAGTCCGCGCTGAACCAGCTCATGCGCAGCTTCGCCGCACGGCACGCCGACGATCCGCGCACGCTGCTGCTGATGGCGCCCGGCTGGGTGAAGACCGAACTGGGCGGCCCCGGCGCACGGCTGACCATCGACGAGAGCATTCCCGGGGTCGCCGACACGATCGAGGCGTACGCGGGCAAGGGCGGACTGCACTACCTCGACCGCGAGGGCAAGACCGTCAACTGGTGA
- a CDS encoding phosphoketolase family protein has translation MTAVSSPAATLTETELAQVDAQWRAANYLAAGQIYLMANPLLREPLAPEQIKPRLLGHWGTSPGLNFVYAHLNRAILAHGLDALFVTGPGHGAPALRAQTWLEGSYSEVWPEVSRDAEGMARLFRQFSFPGGVPSHASPHVPGSIHEGGELGYSLAHACGAAFDNPGLLVACVVGDGEAETGPLSTSWQSSRFLDPRRDGAVLPILHLNGYKIANPTVLSRIPPSELDALLRGAGWAPVYVEGDEPAAMHQEMAAALDAAVADLAVLRRGGPARPRPMIVLRSPKGWTGPATVDGQRIEGTWRAHQIPLARVREDPAHLRQLEAWLRSYRPEELFDAAGRPTGEVTALIPRGERRMGATPHANGGVLLRPLDLPPVADHSAPVPVPGASAAEPTRALGRFLREVFRRNAERANFRLFGPDETASNRLDAVYEVTGKTWQLPPGPPEDRLAPDGRVMEVLSEHLCQGWLEGYLLSGRHGLFSCYEAFAHVVDSMVNQHAKWLRVHREIPWRRPVASLNYLLTSHVWRQDHNGFSHQDPGFVDHVANKAPEIVRVYFPPDTNTLLEVAAHCLRSRDLVNVVVAGKNETPDWLDAEEAALHCARGVSIWEWASTGTDREPDVVLACAGDAPTLEVLAAASILRAELPELAVRVVNVVDLMRLQPETEHPHGLSDREFDALFTPDRPVLFAYHGYPWLIHRLAYRRTNHAELHVRGYTEHGTTTTPFDMLVLNRMDRFQLVIDVLDRVPGLLATTGPLRQRMTRAQERHRRWIAEHGTDLPEVREWRWPGR, from the coding sequence GTGACGGCGGTCTCGTCGCCGGCGGCGACGCTGACCGAGACGGAACTGGCCCAGGTCGACGCGCAATGGCGGGCCGCGAACTACCTCGCGGCCGGCCAGATCTACCTGATGGCCAATCCGTTGCTGCGCGAACCGCTGGCGCCCGAGCAGATCAAGCCCCGGCTGCTCGGGCACTGGGGAACCTCGCCCGGCTTGAACTTCGTCTACGCCCACCTGAACCGGGCGATCCTGGCGCACGGCCTGGACGCGCTGTTCGTGACCGGGCCTGGCCACGGGGCCCCGGCGCTGCGTGCGCAAACCTGGCTGGAGGGCAGCTATTCCGAGGTGTGGCCGGAGGTTTCCCGCGACGCGGAGGGGATGGCCCGGCTCTTTCGGCAGTTCTCCTTTCCCGGCGGCGTGCCCAGCCACGCTTCGCCGCACGTCCCGGGGTCGATCCACGAGGGCGGCGAGCTGGGCTACTCGCTCGCGCACGCTTGCGGCGCGGCATTCGACAATCCGGGCCTGCTCGTCGCGTGCGTCGTCGGCGACGGCGAGGCGGAGACCGGCCCGCTCTCCACGAGCTGGCAGTCCAGCCGGTTCCTGGACCCGCGCCGGGACGGCGCGGTGCTGCCGATCCTGCACCTGAACGGTTACAAGATCGCCAATCCGACCGTGCTGTCCCGGATCCCGCCGTCCGAATTGGACGCGTTGCTGCGCGGCGCGGGCTGGGCCCCGGTGTACGTGGAAGGCGACGAGCCCGCGGCGATGCACCAGGAAATGGCTGCCGCGCTGGACGCCGCGGTCGCCGACCTGGCCGTGCTGCGGCGGGGCGGGCCGGCCCGGCCGCGGCCGATGATCGTGCTCCGGTCGCCGAAAGGCTGGACCGGTCCGGCCACAGTGGACGGTCAGCGGATCGAGGGGACCTGGCGGGCGCACCAGATCCCGCTGGCGCGGGTCCGGGAGGACCCGGCGCATCTGCGGCAGCTGGAAGCCTGGCTGCGTTCCTACCGGCCGGAAGAACTGTTCGACGCGGCCGGCCGCCCGACCGGCGAGGTGACCGCGCTGATTCCGCGCGGCGAGCGGCGGATGGGCGCCACCCCGCACGCGAACGGCGGCGTGCTGCTGCGCCCGCTCGATCTTCCGCCGGTCGCCGACCACTCGGCGCCGGTGCCCGTGCCCGGCGCGAGCGCCGCGGAACCGACCCGGGCGCTCGGCCGGTTTCTGCGGGAAGTGTTCCGGCGCAATGCCGAGCGGGCGAACTTCCGGTTGTTCGGCCCGGACGAGACCGCGTCCAACCGGCTCGACGCGGTGTACGAGGTCACCGGCAAGACCTGGCAGCTGCCGCCCGGCCCGCCGGAAGACCGGCTCGCGCCGGACGGGCGGGTCATGGAGGTGCTCTCCGAGCATCTGTGCCAAGGCTGGCTCGAGGGCTACCTGCTCAGCGGCCGGCACGGCCTGTTCTCCTGCTACGAGGCGTTCGCGCACGTCGTCGACTCGATGGTCAACCAGCACGCCAAGTGGCTGCGGGTGCACCGGGAGATCCCGTGGCGGCGGCCGGTCGCGTCGCTGAACTACCTGCTGACCTCGCACGTGTGGCGCCAAGATCACAACGGGTTCTCCCATCAGGACCCGGGTTTCGTGGACCACGTGGCGAACAAGGCCCCGGAGATCGTGCGGGTGTACTTCCCGCCGGACACGAACACGCTGCTGGAGGTGGCCGCGCATTGCCTGCGCAGCCGCGACCTGGTGAACGTGGTGGTGGCGGGCAAGAACGAGACGCCGGACTGGCTGGACGCGGAGGAAGCGGCGCTGCACTGCGCGCGCGGCGTGAGCATCTGGGAGTGGGCGAGCACGGGAACGGACCGCGAACCGGACGTGGTGCTCGCCTGCGCGGGCGACGCGCCGACGCTGGAAGTGCTTGCCGCCGCGTCGATCTTGCGCGCCGAGCTGCCAGAGCTGGCGGTGCGGGTCGTGAATGTGGTGGACCTGATGCGGCTGCAGCCCGAGACGGAGCACCCGCACGGGCTGAGCGACCGCGAGTTCGACGCACTGTTCACCCCGGACCGTCCGGTGCTTTTCGCCTATCACGGCTATCCGTGGCTGATCCACCGGCTGGCCTACCGCCGGACGAACCACGCGGAACTGCACGTGCGCGGCTACACCGAACACGGCACCACGACCACGCCGTTCGACATGCTGGTGCTCAACCGGATGGACCGGTTTCAGCTGGTGATCGACGTGCTCGACCGGGTGCCCGGCCTGCTCGCCACGACCGGCCCGCTGCGCCAGCGGATGACCCGCGCGCAGGAACGGCACCGGCGGTGGATCGCCGAACACGGCACCGATCTGCCGGAGGTGCGGGAGTGGCGCTGGCCGGGGCGGTGA
- a CDS encoding response regulator gives MLRVFLVDDHEVVRRGVADLLEESEELTVVGQAGNVSQALARIPALRPDVAVLDVRLPDGNGIELARELRSRLPELMCLMLTSYTDEQAMLDAVMAGASGYVIKDIKGLDLVSAVLEVGAGKSLLDAHAAAALMSKLRDSAEKKRGPLAQLSDQERTLLELIGEGLTNRQISERMFLAEKTVKNYVSRLLTKLGMERRTQAAVLATELRGQRQ, from the coding sequence ATGCTGCGGGTTTTCCTGGTCGATGATCACGAGGTGGTTCGTCGCGGTGTGGCGGACCTGCTGGAAGAGTCGGAGGAGCTGACGGTTGTCGGCCAGGCCGGCAATGTTTCGCAGGCGCTGGCCCGGATTCCGGCGCTGCGCCCGGATGTGGCGGTGCTGGACGTGCGGCTGCCGGACGGCAACGGGATCGAGCTGGCTCGTGAGCTGCGGTCGCGGCTGCCGGAGCTGATGTGCCTGATGCTCACCTCCTACACCGACGAGCAGGCAATGCTGGACGCGGTCATGGCCGGGGCTAGCGGTTACGTGATCAAGGACATCAAGGGTCTTGACCTGGTTTCGGCGGTGCTGGAGGTGGGGGCGGGCAAGTCGCTGCTGGATGCGCACGCGGCGGCTGCGTTGATGTCGAAGCTTCGCGACAGTGCGGAGAAGAAGCGCGGTCCGTTGGCTCAGCTGTCGGATCAGGAACGCACGCTGCTGGAGCTGATCGGCGAGGGGCTGACGAACCGGCAGATTTCCGAGCGCATGTTCCTGGCCGAGAAGACGGTGAAGAACTACGTTTCGCGGCTGTTGACCAAGCTCGGCATGGAGCGGCGCACGCAGGCTGCCGTGCTGGCCACCGAACTGCGGGGCCAGCGGCAGTAA
- a CDS encoding MarR family winged helix-turn-helix transcriptional regulator yields MDDEQRSQLFELADLILAVARHLNAAKEADAESGSPLEGAVMRFVDRHPGATVSEAAEATQMISSNVSRAVRGLAQKGLLRRETDPGDARRARLYPTPKAAENLRRLRDSWSGLLDGTVPDPGETGALIATLHNIETRLVARSRDTA; encoded by the coding sequence GTGGACGACGAACAGCGCTCGCAGCTCTTCGAGCTGGCCGACCTGATCCTGGCGGTCGCCCGCCACCTCAACGCCGCCAAGGAGGCCGACGCCGAGTCGGGGTCGCCGTTGGAAGGAGCGGTGATGCGGTTCGTCGACCGGCACCCCGGCGCGACGGTCAGCGAGGCGGCCGAGGCCACCCAGATGATCTCCAGCAACGTCAGCCGGGCGGTGCGAGGCTTGGCGCAGAAGGGGCTGCTGCGCCGGGAAACAGATCCCGGCGACGCCCGGCGAGCGCGGCTCTATCCCACCCCGAAGGCGGCGGAGAATCTGCGGCGGCTGCGCGACAGCTGGTCCGGTCTGCTCGACGGAACCGTCCCGGATCCCGGCGAGACCGGCGCCCTGATCGCGACACTGCACAACATCGAGACCCGGCTCGTCGCCCGATCCCGGGACACCGCCTGA